A stretch of the Oxyura jamaicensis isolate SHBP4307 breed ruddy duck chromosome 4, BPBGC_Ojam_1.0, whole genome shotgun sequence genome encodes the following:
- the ABCE1 gene encoding ATP-binding cassette sub-family E member 1: protein MADKLTRIAIVNHDKCKPKKCRQECKKSCPVVRMGKLCIEVTSQSKIAWISETLCIGCGICIKKCPFGALSIVNLPSNLEKETTHRYCANAFKLHRLPIPRPGEVLGLVGTNGIGKSTALKILAGKQKPNLGKYDDPPDWQEILTYFRGSELQNYFTKILEDDLKAIIKPQYVDQIPKAAKGTVGSILDRKDETKTQTVVCQQLDLTHLKERNVEDLSGGELQRFACAVVCIQKADIFMFDEPSSYLDVKQRLKAAITIRSLINPDRYIIVVEHDLSVLDYLSDFICCLYGVPSAYGVVTMPFSVREGINIFLDGYVPTENLRFRDASLVFKVAETANEEEVKKMCMYKYPGMKKKMGEFELSIVAGEFTDSEIMVMLGENGTGKTTFIRMLAGRLTPDEGGEVPILNVSYKPQKISPKSTGSVRQLLHEKIRDAYTHPQFVTDVMKPLQIENIIDQEVQTLSGGELQRVALALCLGKPADVYLIDEPSAYLDSEQRLMAARVMKRFILHAKKTAFVVEHDFIMATYLADRVIVFDGVPSKNTVANSPQTLLAGMNKFLSQLEITFRRDPNNYRPRINKLNSIKDVEQKKSGNYFFLDD from the exons ATGGCGGACAAATTAACAAGAATTGCGATTGTCAACCATGACAAGTGTAAGCCAAAGAAATGCCGTCAAGAATGCAAAAAGAGTTGTCCTGTGGTTCGAATGG GAAAACTTTGCATAGAAGTCACATCACAGAGCAAAATAGCATGGATCTCAGAAACGCTTTGTATTGGCTGTGGTATTTGCATCAAG AAATGTCCTTTTGGAGCCTTGTCAATTGTTAACTTACCTAGCAACCTggagaaagaaacaacacacaGATACTGTGCCAATGCCTTCAAACTTcacag GTTGCCTATCCCTCGTCCAGGGGAAGTACTGGGATTGGTTGGAACCAATGGTATTGGAAAATCAACTGCCTTGAAAATCctagcaggaaaacagaaaccaaaTCTTGGGAAATATGAT GATCCACCTGACTGGCAGGAAATTCTGACTTATTTCCGAGGATctgaattacaaaattatttcaccAAGATTCTGGAAGATGACCTAAAAGCTATCATTAAACCTCAATACGTGGACCAGATCCCTAAAGCTGCAAAG ggAACAGTGGGATCAATTCTGGATAGAAAGGATGAAACTAAGACACAAACTGTTGTATGTCAGCAGCTTG ACCTAACCcacctgaaagaaagaaatgttgagGACCTTTCAGGAGGAGAACTTCAGAGATTTGCTTGTGCGGTTGTTTGCATTCAGAAAGCTGATAT CTTCATGTTTGATGAACCTTCGAGCTACCTAGATGTCAAGCAGCGCTTGAAAGCTGCCATTACTATTCGATCCCTAATAAACCCTGACAg GTACATTATTGTCGTAGAGCATGATCTAAGTGTGTTAGATTATCTCTCCGACTTTATCTGCTGCCTGTATGGTGTGCCAAGTGCTTATGGTGTTGTTACTATGCCTTTCAGCGTAAGAGAAG GCATAAACATTTTCTTAGATGGCTATGTTCCAACTGAAAATCTGAGGTTTCGAGATGCATCTCTGGTATTTAAAGTGGCTGAGACAGCTAATGAAGAAGAGGTTAAAAAGATGTGTATGTACAAATATCCcggaatgaaaaaaaagatgggagaaTTTGAACTCTCCATTGTAGCTGGAGAATTCACAGATTCTGAAATTATGGTGATGTTAGGGGAAAATG gaacTGGCAAAACTACATTTATCCGAATGCTTGCAGGAAGACTTACACCTGATGAAGGAG GTGAGGTCCCAATTCTAAATGTCAGCTACAAGCCACAGAAGATCAGTCCTAAATCTACA gGAAGTGTCCGTCAGCTGCTGCATGAGAAGATAAGAGATGCCTATACCCACCCCCAGTTTGTAACCGATGTAATGAAACCTCTTCAAATAGAAAACATCATTGACCAGGAG GTTCAGACATTGTCTGGTGGTGAGTTGCAGCGTGTTGCATTAGCTCTTTGTCTTGGTAAACCTGCAGATGTCTACCTAATAGATGAACCATCAGCGTATTTGGACTCTGAACAACGTCTCATGGCTGCTAGAGTCATGAAACG tttcattctCCATGctaaaaaaacagcttttgtggTAGAACATGACTTTATCATGGCTACGTATCTTGCTGATCGTGTAATTGTTTTTGATGGCGTTCCCTCCAAGAACACAGTTGCAAACAG TCCTCAGACTCTTTTGGCTGGAATGAATAAGTTTTTATCTCAACTTGAAATCACTTTCAGAAGAGACCCTAACAACTACAGACCAAGAATAAACAAACTCAATTCAATCAAG gatGTAGAACAAAAGAAGAGTGGAAACTACTTTTTCTTGGATGACTAA